The following DNA comes from Hordeum vulgare subsp. vulgare chromosome 3H, MorexV3_pseudomolecules_assembly, whole genome shotgun sequence.
GCACGAGGTGGAGGACGTCCTCGACGACTTCCTCCGCCGCATCGACCACGACACGCTGCGGCAGGGGCTCCCCGCCTGGAGGAGGTGGCTCAACCTCGCCGCCTCCTGCACCACCCAGGTCTCCGTCCGCCATTACCTCAGCGAGCGGATGAAAGGCATCAAGGAGAGGCTCAAGGAGATCTCCGACAACGTCGACAAGTACAAGATCACTACGTTCCGCACCCCCGCCGCCGGCGCTTCCTCCTCCGCCCACAACTCCACCGTCAACACCGTCCCAGCTTGGTACGCGTACGTACAAAATCTCTACCATCTCTACCTCCTATGTTTTTTAGGTATCCCATCTCTACCTCCTACGTACGTGCGTTTATTCCAATATATGTAGGTGGTAATAAGTATTCCCTCGGTATTAAAcataagtttttttaaagatttcactaacgAACTACATACGAATGCATATAAACATATtctaaagtgtagattcattcattctgTAATGTATGTAGTCCTTAGTGAAAttctaaaaaacttatatttaaaaacggagggagtagcaattAATTTGCATTGTCACCATGCATTCTTTTTATATGCATATAAGTTTATAACGTATGAACTAAGTTCATCATCCACCCAGGAAACCCGACATATCGTGGATGCAGACAAAAACGTAGACAATGTCAGTTATTTCTAAAACTTTTTTTGTGGGAAACATGGTCTAGCTTCATACATGCTTGTGTGTAAAGCTTCGCCACAAAATATATTCTGTGAAAATCcaggcaaaaagaaacaaaattgcATGTACAAAAAATGTGAATAGTGATTTTATATTGTGTATCGTTTGTGTTTTGGTTCGCCCAGAATATGGTGTGAGTTAATTTGTAGTGAAACTTTACACAAAtgcataatactccctccgttcttaaatataagtctttttatagatttcactaagggagcaaaatgagtgaatttatactCTAATGTATGTCTATATGCATCCTTATGTAATTTTTCTAATAGAaattctaaaaagacttatatttaggaacggaaggagtactagaccatttttgtgcagaaatatttGAATTTCCactaatattttttaaataaatatataaatcAAGTGGACCTATGTTGACCGTTGTATTTTTGGTTTTATTTTCAACCTTTTTTCAAATTATTGTTGTCAACTACATAATGATCTATAGCTTTATTCAAGAAAATAATGATCTATAGGCTATAGCGGCAGACATGTCGGGTCAAATGCTGGTGATATCGGTTGATATATTGGTCTATGATCAGTTGGTATGTGTGAAAATAATATATGAAATGGTATGTTATATTTGTATCGATAGAGCCGCGTACTGATATATAGTTTTTTTTTGTCCGATCAGCTTAGATTTAGAAGTTTGGTATGCCCTGGAACTTTGTGCATAACAATAATCCATCCTTTGTTCATTTTACTATTTTGATAACTAATTCTTTATTTCATGGCTATTTTCCCGCTCCAAATTTGAAAACACATCACAGTATACTAATCACAATTTGATTTATTTTggtgggtaattagaataattgagTTAATTATTCTGTTTGAATTTCGAGTTTGCTAATTTAGTTAATTATTCTACACACGTAGACAACCACTAGCATATTTGGAATGCTCTAAGGACGATATATTTTCATCTTTATGATGCCATGAATATCTTATTCACATTTTATGTTGAGAAGGTTATCAAAGGGTAGGATCACGTCTTTACGCATCTATGAGAGATCTTCTTTTTTTAATCTTATAGAGAGACGGTAAGTCTCTAAAGTTGTGTCTTCATAACCAGGACATCACTATGCACGATAGCTAAAAAAAATACCTAGATTGACCAAGGATTGTCTAGTGGAGACTTGGGGTGCACATTCTAGAGAATACATGCCCCTTGTGATATTGCTAATATAAGACAAGGGATTATATAATTCTACTCAACTAATTCAGCTTCGACTAAAATTCTACTCCACTAATCATGTCATATCCAGATCACACCTTAAATCATTATTGTTCAAATATGCGACTGagaattattttcaaaaaattaTAAAACTTATGAACCCTTCAATAACTGCGAAGGAAGCTCAAGCTCTCATGATCAATCATACAACCTTTTTTGCATATccgtgcaaaaaagaaaaaacaatgcATATACGTTATATGGGAATTTTTTTTTACTAAGTACCACGATTTTTCTAGAGTGTATTTTATAGGACACATGGGAAACATTTAACTTTCTTGAGTGCACAACTGTACACGCGGTCATTTCTTTTTCAAATTATAGATATACTCATTAAGGACATCTTTCAAGCGGACCCTCAAATCACCCACGTCTATCTGGACCGCTTTGTTTGGACGTGTTGTGTCATCCAACGCAGTCTTGTATCAGTCCGCCGAGCGGTCCGGACCAAGTTTTCCTCATAAAACTTAACcaagcatgtgtgtgtgtgggggggggggtgcatATACCGTCATCCAGGTTGGGCCGAGAacagtttaggatcattcattaatTATTCCGCATTAGAAACACAAATTTCTTTCCCCTATGTTAATAATCTGCATTAAAAGCTTAGATTTATTACTTTGTTAACTACTCAGAATTAATTAGCCTTTTTGATTAAAAGATGAAAGAAATCCGCTTTAATTGCCGCATCCAAAATTACGGAAGTAATTATTTCCTATAATCATACATCAAATAGTGGAACATTAATTTAAATGATGAAAGGTTGATATCTATTCGGTGGAAGGAGGATTTTCCATTGGCGGGGTTAATTTCTTGAAAATTATTAATAGAGACATCTGATTGCACCTACGGTTGGATTGCAGACATTAGAGATAAAAATTTACATCCAAGTGTGTAAAACACCTAGCGATGACTAAAAATACTGATGTTCTTTGTACTACCTTATTCCGTTAGTTACATCCAGGTCCGTAAATCAACAACTATAAGGTAGAACAAAGAACAtaaaaagttaaaaaaaattACATCCAGGTCCGTAAAACACCTAGCAACGACTAAAAACACTAAGGCGAGTCGAAAGGCACCACCGTCATCGCTTCTCCATCACCGGTGCCCTACAAACCTTCTTGTAGTAGACAATTGAAAAAACGTCCTGCTAATGTCCCAAAGGACCAGCACACGAGAACATCAACCACCGTCGATGAAGAGAAGTGTAGATCGGAACGATCCAACCTATAGACATACGAACATGGACGAACGAAGACCGAATCCAAGCAGATTCACCAAAGACAAACGCCGATCAAATTCTGCAATATCCACCAAAGACAAGCCTCCACACGCACTCCATCGTCGCTAGAAGCACCACCAGGACGAAGGCTAGGCGGGGAGAACCGCATTCCATCTTCAAGAAAGCGTTCCCGCCTCACCTTCTTGTGGAGGACAGAAACCCTACCAAAATTCAAAAAGTACCTAAAAACGAAACACTCCCACCAGCATGGGCCGGGATCCACCACACCTCCATGGTCCTAAGGCCACAGGAGACGAGGCAGGTCAGCGGTTGTGTGGCGGGAGACAACAGAAACCCTAACGTTGGATACTCTTGCATGCATGAGGAACGAAGGGATGTTGAATCTCatatttaaaacaaaaataaatgaacGAATAAATAAAGAGTCACACTTGCTCAAGAACAGAAATCTTTGCCACGTTTCACTTTAACTGTATGCTATTCGCTTAAAACATTGGTTATGTATGTAAAAATTGCACTTGATGTTACATTGCGCCATACCTTTTCTTTACCTTTTTTTACTAAATGTGTTTCCCTTTGAAATCAAACATATGCAGGGATGAGGGGACCGAAGTTGTTGGCTTCAAAGCTGAACGTGCAAACCTGGAAAGTCACCTTCTCGCTAGTGATGATACTAGCAGATCTGTCATCTCACTAGTTGGGGAGAGTGGCACTGGTAAATCCACACTTGCATGGGAAGTGTATGACAGTCGTATTATAAGGGATCATTTTGATGTCCGAGCCTGGATCAGTGTCCCACCACAAATAAGAGATGAAGACATCTTGTACTTCATCTACAAGCGTTTGTGTCCTGAGAGTGAGACCTCTGAACACAATTTGTCGACCACAGAAAAAGTTCATGAAGCCCTCTTGGTATACCTGAAGGATAAATGCTACCTGGTGATGCTTGATGGCCTGGTAAACttcagcaactggaattctataCTTCATAGCCTACCAAAGAATGAGAAAGGCAGTAGAGTGATGGTCATCACTCGCCTCGAGGACAAAGAAGCCGCATATGCTAACCCTAAAGTTagccgcctcaagataggcaagctCGACGAAAATGATAGCTCAACGCTGTTTCGTCGTAGAGTCTTTGGGGCCAACAACCAATTTGAAGAGAAGATCTTCGGTAGCAGAATATCAGAACCCAATGTACAAATGCAAGAGGCATGCAAGAACATGTTCAAGATAACCCATGGACTTCCCTTGGCAATTGTGCTATTGGCTGGGCTTCTTCGGACAAAGAGCATATCAGAGTGGAAAGAGGTGTTGAAGAAACTCGAGTCGGATAATGAGCCAAAGCAAGTGAAAAGGATCTTGGCTCTGAGCTTCGACGATCTCCCAAGTCGGCTCAAGTCTTGCTTCCTATATTTTGCAGGAGTGCCAGAGAACCTGATCTACAACGCGAGGCGTCTCGTGCGTCTATGGGCCGCCGAGGGGTTTCTGAAGCCAAAGAAGGGGAAGACCATGGAGGACATTGGCCAAAACTACCTCAAGGAGCTGATCTCAAGGGGTATGAtccgcctggtgaagagggacctGAATGGAGGTGTTTGGCTCGTTGCTATCCATGACCGTCTCCAttcttttgcacatgcagaagcaCATGAGGCAAGTTTCCTTGAGGCACATGACAATGCTGATCTCTTTGAACCTGGTGCAATTCGCCGTTTGCACCTTCAGAACTACACGGAGACATATGTACCAATGGGCACCACATTTCCTAAGATGCGGTCCATCTTGGGTGATTTTGCTGAGGAGAGATCACAGAATGAGAAGGCATCATTCAGCTCCACAGTAAGAGCGCATCTCCCATTGAAGAAGCAAGGTAACAATAGTGATTTACGCTACCATGCTCTCCATTTTCTACCAGCATCCAAGTTCCTTCGTGTAATTGATCTACGAGGGTTAAGGATAAAAAAGGTGCCTCGTGCAATTGGGGATATGATCCATGTAAGATACCTAGGGCTCCGGAGTCGCTCCCTTGCAAAGCTCCCTTCCTCCATTGCTCGTCTCATCAACCTTCAGACACTTGACATAAAAAGTACAGAGGTGAAGAAGGTGGCAGAGGCATTCTGGGAGATTCCAATGCTACGCCATGTTGTGGCTAACTTGCTAGGATTGCCAAAGTCAGCTGGGATTCTCAACAACATGCAAACACTCACAGGGATGATATGCTACGATCCCTCGGGCAACGACATCAAACCTTTACACAACATGGTTTATCTTCGCTACTTGCAGATTGCAGGCCTGACTAAGCCGCATTGGGTAGCACTCGAAGATGTATTCAAGAAGCTGGAGTCACTCATGCACCTGCACCTTACTGGGGAGAATATACCATTCAAACTCTTCACAAAATTTACACTCCGTCGCCTGCAGATCCTAGAGTTGATCGGGAAGATTGACACATCAGGTGTCAAAGAGGAGGACCAATACACACTACCCAATGTCACTAGGCTAGTGCtcaggctatcattgacagatcAGAAGTTCATTGACAAGATAGGCGAGTTGCCAAGCCTCCTGGAGCTAGTATTGTCCAAAGATTCCTACGGTGAAGAAAAGCTCTTGTTTTCTGATAAAGGATTCAACAGTCTCACAAGCTTGGTGATGGCCACACGAGTACCAGAGTGGACAATACGACCCATGTCCATTCCAAAGATTCAAAAGATTGTTCTGTCTGGTTGCTCCGGGATGCAAATCAAGCTTGAAGggaaagaagggggagaaggcctGGAAGGTTTGATGGGAGATCTCAAGGAAGTAGTGGTCTACAGCATGCCGCAGGAGGGCTCCATCATCGTCAAGCCTGCAAATTCTGCCTTTGAGGACAAGATCAACCGCGTGGCCATCAAAACGAAGAGTGAAGACATAACAGATGCAATGCAACGCGATGGAAGGTGGAGGACAGGTATGATAGCTGGCACCATGTACCAGCAATAGAACTCTTCTCACATGCATGTGCTTGCCTGCACTATACTTGGCTGGCCGTGTGAAAGTTCTAGTATATTTTTAAATTTGTGTGTTTCCTAAACTCGTCATCTTATTTAATTAAGCTTTTCGTTGGTGTGTttatgtatgtttgtattgtaATATTACCAATAAAACAGATATATGTGTGTAGAGTGTTCTTAAATTTGGCAAGGATAAATTATATAGTGATTATGGTTAGTTAATCGGTACATGTTAGGGCGTGTGACATGTACAATAGACAGTGTAAGGATTAGTGTTATGTATACAATATATGTAAGTGTAATGTCACTATGTGTTGTAAAACAAAAGTTCCATCTTAATTAATTTTGGAGAAAGTCCATTTTAAACCTTTAACTTATAGAGGTTCGACGAAATAAACCCTAATATCGAAATCCTAGCCGATTGCATCTTGAACTATATAATCCCGGTCTAAAACGAACCTTGTGATCGTTTTCCAAACAGGGATTGTAAAGGATAACCGGGATTGATTTTGTTTAGACAACGGCCTGGATTGGGATGATTCCTATTTGACGCTCTTGACCTCCCACGCCCCACTTTGAGCCCGCCCACGGTCGCTTCGTGTTTCTTCTCGTGCtaagtttttcctttttttctgtttcgtttctcctttttttttttttattattattattattttacctGTATTCATGAAAAATTCATTGCGTGTTACAAAAATTTCCAGCATATATTAAGGAAATGTTCATGGTATATTTACAAATAACTCACTCATGTATAAAAATGTTCATCGTATATTAGAAATCTGTTCAGTGTATATAACACAAATGTTACATAtttattcaaaaattgttcaacaTATGTTACAAAAATGTTCAATGCGTATTTTGGAAAATTGTCTGATGCATGTATTCATATTAATTTTTTCGCAAAAAAAATATATTCATATTTTTTATAAGTTTTTATCATATAATACAAAAGGTTCATTGTGTATTATTTAAAATGTTCATCGTACAATAAGAAATAAAATCATCACTAGTAAAAAATGgcctatttgtcccggttccagaggcccattagccccgtttctcgaaccgggactaaagtccaaaatctttagtctcggttctctTACCAACTCGGAcagaagggtctccacgtggccgctgcggggagcccaggcaggaggacctttagggtgtgtttggtttgtgTCACCGGGTGGAATGTAACGGGTCCGTCCCGTCCCTAGAGGTCGTTCTTCTGTTTAGTTGGGTCCAGGAATCGGAACCCACTCATTCCCTGGAATGGCATATTCCTCCCAGATCCGGAACGCGCTGGTACCTCCGAATCGGTGGAACGACGCGGAACACCTCGCGCTCTCACATTTCCCCCGACGTTGCCCCCTTTCTCCCATAACCTCGCTGGCCACCTCCCTCCCTAAGCCGCACCGTCGGCCACCTTCTGTCGCGCCGCCGGCCACCTTCTGCCGCGCCGCCGGCCTCCTTCAGCCGCCCCGGCGGCCCCCTTCAGCTGCGCCGGTGGCCTCCATCTACTGCGCCACCGAGGCCCTTCTACCGCGCCCCCTCCCCCTGCATctaccgcgccgccgccccctgcatcTGCTGCGCCGTCGCCGGGAGCACGCGCCGCCGCCGGGAACAAATCCATTTCATTCCATTccatccctccaaccaaacatcAAAATGTAACCATTCCGTTCCTTTAAATCTCCTCTACCAAACACAAGGACGGAACCAAC
Coding sequences within:
- the LOC123439443 gene encoding putative disease resistance RPP13-like protein 3 isoform X2, with the translated sequence MASASITFVLNRLGELAVKEAALLSGVGDDIRLLRDKLEWLQTFIQDADQERREGANQYVGLWVRQTRDVAHEVEDVLDDFLRRIDHDTLRQGLPAWRRWLNLAASCTTQVSVRHYLSERMKGIKERLKEISDNVDKYKITTFRTPAAGASSSAHNSTVNTVPAWDEGTEVVGFKAERANLESHLLASDDTSRSVISLVGESGTGKSTLAWEVYDSRIIRDHFDVRAWISVPPQIRDEDILYFIYKRLCPESETSEHNLSTTEKVHEALLVYLKDKCYLVMLDGLVNFSNWNSILHSLPKNEKGSRVMVITRLEDKEAAYANPKVSRLKIGKLDENDSSTLFRRRVFGANNQFEEKIFGSRISEPNVQMQEACKNMFKITHGLPLAIVLLAGLLRTKSISEWKEVLKKLESDNEPKQVKRILALSFDDLPSRLKSCFLYFAGVPENLIYNARRLVRLWAAEGFLKPKKGKTMEDIGQNYLKELISRGMIRLVKRDLNGGVWLVAIHDRLHSFAHAEAHEASFLEAHDNADLFEPGAIRRLHLQNYTETYVPMGTTFPKMRSILGDFAEERSQNEKASFSSTVRAHLPLKKQGNNSDLRYHALHFLPASKFLRVIDLRGLRIKKVPRAIGDMIHVRYLGLRSRSLAKLPSSIARLINLQTLDIKSTEVKKVAEAFWEIPMLRHVVANLLGLPKSAGILNNMQTLTGMICYDPSGNDIKPLHNMVYLRYLQIAGLTKPHWVALEDVFKKLESLMHLHLTGENIPFKLFTKFTLRRLQILELIGKIDTSGVKEEDQYTLPNVTRLVLRLSLTDQKFIDKIGELPSLLELVLSKDSYGEEKLLFSDKGFNSLTSLVMATRVPEWTIRPMSIPKIQKIVLSGCSGMQIKLEGKEGGEGLEGLMGDLKEVVVYSMPQEGSIIVKPANSAFEDKINRVAIKTKSEDITDAMQRDGRWRTGMIAGTMYQQ
- the LOC123439443 gene encoding putative disease resistance RPP13-like protein 3 isoform X1, whose amino-acid sequence is MASASITFVLNRLGELAVKEAALLSGVGDDIRLLRDKLEWLQTFIQDADQERREGANQYVGLWVRQTRDVAHEVEDVLDDFLRRIDHDTLRQGLPAWRRWLNLAASCTTQVSVRHYLSERMKGIKERLKEISDNVDKYKITTFRTPAAGASSSAHNSTVNTVPAWYADEGTEVVGFKAERANLESHLLASDDTSRSVISLVGESGTGKSTLAWEVYDSRIIRDHFDVRAWISVPPQIRDEDILYFIYKRLCPESETSEHNLSTTEKVHEALLVYLKDKCYLVMLDGLVNFSNWNSILHSLPKNEKGSRVMVITRLEDKEAAYANPKVSRLKIGKLDENDSSTLFRRRVFGANNQFEEKIFGSRISEPNVQMQEACKNMFKITHGLPLAIVLLAGLLRTKSISEWKEVLKKLESDNEPKQVKRILALSFDDLPSRLKSCFLYFAGVPENLIYNARRLVRLWAAEGFLKPKKGKTMEDIGQNYLKELISRGMIRLVKRDLNGGVWLVAIHDRLHSFAHAEAHEASFLEAHDNADLFEPGAIRRLHLQNYTETYVPMGTTFPKMRSILGDFAEERSQNEKASFSSTVRAHLPLKKQGNNSDLRYHALHFLPASKFLRVIDLRGLRIKKVPRAIGDMIHVRYLGLRSRSLAKLPSSIARLINLQTLDIKSTEVKKVAEAFWEIPMLRHVVANLLGLPKSAGILNNMQTLTGMICYDPSGNDIKPLHNMVYLRYLQIAGLTKPHWVALEDVFKKLESLMHLHLTGENIPFKLFTKFTLRRLQILELIGKIDTSGVKEEDQYTLPNVTRLVLRLSLTDQKFIDKIGELPSLLELVLSKDSYGEEKLLFSDKGFNSLTSLVMATRVPEWTIRPMSIPKIQKIVLSGCSGMQIKLEGKEGGEGLEGLMGDLKEVVVYSMPQEGSIIVKPANSAFEDKINRVAIKTKSEDITDAMQRDGRWRTGMIAGTMYQQ